The window TGATGAGAGAAGAGATATTTTCCTTTTGTCATCATGGGTGGCGGCCTTCCTTTCTGGAAATACGGGGGTCAATGATCAGCTGGAGCAAGTCCACAATCAAGCTGCTCAAGATAAAGATACATGCTGCCATGAGGACATAGAATTGAATGACCGGCAGATCCCGGTTAAAGATCGCTTCAATAAAGAAGCGCCCAAACCCCGGCCATGAAAAAACCGCCTCTACGATAATGGTTCCTGTCAGCAGCTTGCCAAGATTCACCCCAAGCCCTGTCAGCATTGGCGATATAGCGATTCTCAATACATGCTTGAACATGATCGACCGTTCCTTTAATCCTCTGATTCTCGCATATTGAACAAAAGGCTCTTGAAGCGCCTCACTCACACTTGATCGTAATAGCCTTGTATACGTAGCAATTAAAGGGACGGCCAGTGTGATCGACGGCAGGATGAGATGCTCCCATGTTCCGACCCCTTCAACTGGTAAAAGATCGAGCTTCACTGAAAAAAAGAAGATGAGCAAATACCCCAAGACAAACGTCGGGATAGATGCTCCTAAAAAAGAAATAAGCCGGCTCATATGATCAACGACGCCATTTTTCCTCATGCCGCTGAAAAAGCCGAGCGGAATGCTGACACAAATAGCTATCAGCAGACTAGTCAGCGCCAATTGAATCGTCGCTGGTATTCTATAGATCACCTCATTGAGCACAGGCTGGTTCGACATATACGACTGGCCAAAATCAAGGTGAATGACTTTTTCAATGGTGTGAAGATACTGCATATAAAACGGTTGGTCTAAACCAAATTCACTTCGTTTTTGCGCTAAAATTTCATCCGTAGGCTGGATATGAGCCGCTGCTAAATATGCCTCAGCCGGGTCAACTGGTGAAAGGTGAATCATACCAGTCGTAAAAAGTGTGGCTAATAAAAATACAGGGATGATTGATAGCATGCGTTTGACGATATAGCGGCCCATTTCCTTACCTTCCTTCTATTACTTCAGCTTAATGCCTGTGAATGGATGTTCATCGCGATTTGCTGGGAACTCAAAGTCCTTCACATTTTTTTGATAAACGGCTGTCTTTTTAAAATAAGAGATTGGCACAATCGCCCCTTGATCCTGTAATGAAGATAACACAGACGAATAAAGTGCTTTTCGTTTGTTTTCATTGGTTGTTGATGGAATTTCGCTCATTTCTTTGATCAGCTTGTCCTTATTTGGATAGGCTGAGATGGCTTCTTTGAATCCAAAACCATCTGATGAGACGACATTCATAAATGTATGCGGATCATAAGGCGCTCCGTAGTTGCTAAAGAAGTTCATATCAAATTTGTTGGCTTTAAAGCGCTGCACCTGTGTTGCCAGCTCCACACCTTCAAGTTTGACGCCAACGCCAATGGCTCCCCATTCTGCTTGAAGCGTCTCAGCCATCGCTTTTTGAATCGATTCTGCTGAGTCATACATCATACTAAATTCAAGCGCTTTTCCATCTTTTTCACGAACGGTTTTTCCTTTTGGAAGTGTCCAGCCTGCTTCATCCAGCAATGCTTTCGCTTTGTCTACATCATACTGGAAAGACTTCACCTTAATATCAGATGTGTAAGGCATGTTGGTCGGCAATATGTGATCTGCTTCATCCTCTAAGCCAGAGGTGACACCTTCTACCATTGATTTCTTATTAATAGCATATTGAAGGGCATGACGCACTTTCTCATCTGACAACTGATCCACTTTTGTGTTCATGACAAGCTGTCTCGTTGCTACAGGCTCTGACATTTTTGTTTCATACTTGCCGCTCGCCTCTAGCTGTTTGTAGGCATCAAGGCTAATGGTTCCTTCTCCGTAAAGGACATCTACATCGCCTTTTTCAAATGCCATGACTCTCGTTTCCGCATCTGGGATCACCTTGACTTTAATTTCTTTAACCTTTGGTTTTTCTCCCCAATAATGATCATTTCGTTCGAAAATGGCATAGTCATCTTTTTGGTATGTTTTTAATACCCAAGGGCCTGTCCCCACTGGTTTTTCAATTCCTTTTGACGTATCTCCGTTTTTAGGGAAGCCTGCTTCGCCTAAGAAACGAACCGGGCGGACAACTGCTAATTCTTGAACAGTTGGATAATATGGCTCTGTTAATGTGAGTTTAAACGTTTTCTTGTCTACTGCTTCTGTCTTTTTGATTTTTTTTATAACACCTAACCAGCTATGTATATCCTTGTTTTTTAAGATGGAATCAAAGTTCTTTTTCACAATGTTAGCATTAAACTCAGATCCATCTGAGAACGTCACATTGTCTCTTAAATGAAAAGTATACACCTTGCCATCCTTTGAAACATCCCATGATTTCGCTAATTCAGGTTTTAGCTTTCCATTCTTTTGATAGCTGACCAATGGCTCATAAATCATTGATTGTGCAAACAATTGTGATGGGTTGTATACGTGCGGATTCATTTCGCCAATATCTCTCGGCCAAGCCATCGTGATCATGTCAGGATGATCCTTGTTTCCACCTGCTCCATTGTTTGCTTGAGAGCAGCCTACTAATAAAAAGATCAGCAGGAAAGGTAATACTGTATTTATTTTAATTTTCGGAAAAAAATGACTCCAAATAGACATAAGATGTTCCTCCTAATTGACGCTGATAATCATTTTCATTTTAAGGAGGAAGGACCCCTTTGTCAATATCATATTTAAAACGAATTGACAATACATATACCTATTTATTCCATTAATTGATGAATTTGATAGAAAGAGAGACAGGCTGCTTACGAATGAGCAGCCTGTGAAGAGGTGAATGTTTTTTCTCGCAGGGCATTACGAAGTGTGTCAATGATACGATCCTGTTCAGCTTCTGTCATACTTGTTCCAGAGGGGAGACAAAGCCCTGTTTCAAATAACAACTCAGATACGGGAGTGCCTTTCGCCGCTGAATAAAAAGGACAATCACGAAAGAGCGGCTGCTGGTGCAGTGGCTTCCATACACGCCTTGCTTCGATCTGTTCTTTTTCTAGTGCAGCAATGATGTCCACTGGATACATTTGCTTATCACGATCAATGGTCAATGTGGTCAACCAGCGGTTGGACTTGGTGTCTTGATATTCTGGCATCAAATAAAGACCCTCTACTTCAGATAACGCTTCCTGATAATGCTTGAAAATGCGGCGTTTTTGCTCAACACGCTCCTCCAATATTTCCATCTGAGCAATCCCGACACCTGCTAGCAGGTTGCTCATGCGATAGTTGTATCCCATCTCTTGATGCTCATAATGCATAGCGCGCTCTCTTGCCTGTGAAGCGAGAAAGCGGCAGCGTTCGATCGCAACTTCATCATCACTCACAAGCATTCCACCCCCGGATGTTGTAATGATTTTATTTCCATTAAACGAATAGACACCGAACCTGCCCATTGAGCCGCTTTTTTTCCCTTTATATAGAGCACCTAACGATTCAGCCGCATCCTCAATGACTGGTACATCATATGCTTCACACAACGCCAGAATCTCGTCCATTTTTGCGCTTTGTCCATATAAATGCACGACAATAACAGCACGGGGTCTTTTTCCAAGTCGTTTTGATTCCACAAAGGCTTTCTCTAAAGCAAGCGGGCACATATTCCATGTATCTCTTTCAGAATCAATAAAAACAGGCGTCGCTTGTTCATATAAAATCGGATTTGCAGTTGCAACAAATGTGAGGGTTGAACAAAAGACAACGTCCCCTTTTTGAACACCAATAAGCTTTAAGGCGAGGTGAATCGCTGCTGTTCCTGAAGATAAAGCCGCTCCTGTCTTCACTCCTGCATAGCCCGCGACTGCCTGCTCAAATTCATTCACCAGAGGTCCAAGCGGCGCAATCCAGTTGCTCTTGAAGGCTTCCTCTATTTTCAGATACTCTTTTCCGCTCATATGCGGAGGCGATAAGTAAATTCGTTTCCTTTCTTGCATCATTTCCCACCTTCTCTCCGATCTTTGATTTCTATTGCAGGAATGCCTACAGCGACTTTCTGATCGTGTATATCTTTTGTTACTGCGGCTCCTGCGCCAATGATTGTCCAGCTTCCGATCGATATCCCGGGTATCACAACAGCACCTGCCCCAATATGGGTACCCATTCGTACAGACACACAGCCAGTTAACACTGCTCCTGGTGATAGGTGCACAAACGATTCGAGTATACAGTCATGCTCTACGATAGATCCTGTGTTGATAATCGCATGTTCACCGATTGCTGCATCTGCTTGAACTACTGCCCTTGCCATCACGACAGTTCCCCCTCCAATGACCGCTGATGGACTTATGACCGCCTCTGGATGGATGAGCGTGGCAAACGCCTTGTTTTCAAATGAGAGGCGTTCCTTTACTAGCTGTCTCATCTCATTTTGCCCAATAGCAATCAGCCATTTCATATGAGGCATTGTCTCTCTCAGCTGTTGACTCATGGAGATCGGTCCATACAAGATGCCGCTTTGAGTGACCTCCTCTTCAAATTGATCATCTAATACGGCACATAATGAGTAATCGGGATGTGCAACAATCATATCCTGAATGACTTTGCTATGCCCGCCAGCCCCAATTAAACCTATGGGCTGCTCTTTACATATCGGTTCCTTTGAATTTTTCAGCTGTGGCATGATGCGGCTGCTGCACCCCCTCTGTTTTGATGACTTTCAGCAAGGTCATCCATAAAATTTTCATATCAAGCCAAAATGATTGATGCTCGACATACCAGAGGTCATAGGTGAATTTCTCCTCCCAGGAGATCGTGTTCCTTCCATTCACCTGTGCCCATCCAGTAATGCCAGGCTTTACAAGATGGCGCCTTGCTTGCTCCTCTGTATACATCGGCAGATACTCCATCAGAAGAGGCCTTGGTCCAACGAGACTGAGCTCTCCTTTTAGGACATTGACTAATTGCGGCAATTCATCAAGACTGAGCTTGCGAATCAAGGCGCCGGTTTTTGTTAATCGAAGATGATCTGGCAGGAGCCCCCCGTGCTCGTCGCGTTCATCGGTCATCGTCCGAAATTTATACAGCATAAATGGCCGGCCATACAGACCAGGCCGCTTCTGCCGAAACAACACAGGCGTCCCAATTTTCCACCGAATCAGTCCATAAATCAGAAGAAAAAGAAGACTGCCTGCGATGAGCAGCGTCAATGCCACCATCACATCTAACATTCTTTTCATCATTAAATCTCCTTATCTCACTAGCGGGAAACAGCTTGTTTTACCTTATGCACCAGCTGCTGCCGCTCTCGTTTTGTTCCTGCAAATTGATACAAGTAGCCCATATAAAGAATGAAACAAAGACCACCAATACAAAACAGCTCCCACCATGAGGTCACGTCATAAATCGCTTGAATCCCTGCACAGACGCCCCAAATCATGAGCGCTCCTGCAAGTGGAACCAATGTATGTTTGTAAAAGATGGTGCGTTTCTGATTCGTGATGCGGGCCGTATAAAATGGCAGAAACACGATATTTTTCATCAATAAAACTATCGCTCCTGCTGATGCAATGCCATATAAGCCAAGCTGAAGCATATGAGTCAATCCATAGGCAAAAAGCACATTGGATACTCCTAATATGAGCGTGACCACCGCTGGAACTTTCAATCGATTAAAAGCGGTCGGCACATATGTCAGCGGTAAAAACATCAAGGTCAAACATAAATAAGCTGCATGTATCATGAGAAGCCATTTCAGCTCTTCAAAGGCAGGTCCAAGCCATAAAAGCATGAGCGGACCGGCGAGCCCTCCTAGTAGAGCGGCTGGGAACGCGACAAATAAACCGCTCCATTTAATGGCACTGGCTGCATATTGGATGAGACCTTCTTTGTCTTGATTCGAGTAAAATTTCGTGATCGTTGGGGCAAATACAACCGCCAGTGTCCCTGCGAGTGTGCGTAATAATAATGGGAACTGTAAAATCGCTGCATACTGTCCCGTCGCTTCCGCTCCAATGAGCAGGTTGGTCATCAATAAGTCAATTTGTAAAAACAACAAAATTCCCATTTGCTCAAAAGAATGCCAGACCCCTGATCGAACAAGTGTGAGACTAGAAGATAATGAGACGTGCCGCCACTTAAACGAAAACCAAGGAATGAGTTTTTTAAAATAATAGATACCGATTCCCATAGCCGCCAAGCTTCCTATGACGGCCGCAAGCGGAATATGCCAGATGGCTGGTGCCGTCCATGTAAACAGCATCACAATCATAAATGCCCTCAAAAACATCTGAATGGCCTGACCAACACTTGATACATATAACTTATTCGCATAAAACGGCGCAGCCCCAATGCCGGACATGACAAAATTGAGCATAAATAAAAGACCCCCTAATATAAAAGCGGTCTGTGTGTCTTTTGCGAGATGACCAGGCACATGAAGCCACTCTACCAGCTGGCGGGACATGAACAGACAAAACAGAAAAAGACTGATCGATAAAAAAATGGAACTAACGAAATAAGATGAGAGATAGCGCTGCGCCTTCTCCATTTCTCCTTTATGAGCCGCCACAGAAAAAAAGCGCACCACAACAGCACTTAATGAAGCCGTAATAACCGATAAATAGTTGATCATATTTTGCGTCAGATGGATTAAGCCGAATGCTTCCACTCCAAGTGTATGAACGATGTACGGTGTTAAACAAACAGACATAAGCATCATCAAGACAAACGTCATGAAGTTTGCACTGGCATTGTAAAGAAACGCTCGATTCATTTTGTTTTCACGCAGCGTTTAAAAGCTTTCATCCAGCTTCCTCTCCCTTTTGTCCGCTCGTTTTCATCAGCTGATGAATCGCCTCTTTCACAGCCGCCTCATTCGGTTCTTTTAATAGCGTCAAAAACGGAAGATGAGCCACCCATTCATACCCTTCCATCACCTTATGATCAAACGACCTGAGGACAACACATGGTGTATGCGTAATCGCACAAAAGATCATGCCATGAAGCCGATCTGTCACGACGACCTGCGCCTTTCTTAACTCTGTCCATAAGGCAGATAATTCATCTAAGCGAGTCGTTCGATCAACTCGTTTGCCAATTGTCGTTGTGATGAAACCGACTTGATCATACGTCTCTTGAATATGCTGCTGCAGCTGCTGCCGGCTCTCCTTGGTGAGATACGCTTCCTTATCCTCACGCAGACAAAGCAGAATCCCTTCACGTTTTTGTTCCTTTGATGTTTCGTCTAATGTCAGCACCATATCAGGCTGTTTCCACACATCTTGATCAGGGAAGTGCTGCTTCATCCAAGTATAGGTTGTTTGATCTCTTGCCATGAGAAGCAGCCTTGGATGATGTTTGTATGTTTGAATGGCGCGGCGTTCCTCTCTTTTTCCTCTCTTTGTTTCTGTAAAATGGGCAGTGGCCGGCAGTTGAATCACCGGATAGGACTTGAAGGTCTTCATGATAAATTGTCTCGTCCATTCTTCATAACGGTATAAGTCCCCCATATTGCCCCCACCGATGAT is drawn from Bacillus pumilus and contains these coding sequences:
- the nikB gene encoding nickel ABC transporter permease subunit NikB, producing the protein MGRYIVKRMLSIIPVFLLATLFTTGMIHLSPVDPAEAYLAAAHIQPTDEILAQKRSEFGLDQPFYMQYLHTIEKVIHLDFGQSYMSNQPVLNEVIYRIPATIQLALTSLLIAICVSIPLGFFSGMRKNGVVDHMSRLISFLGASIPTFVLGYLLIFFFSVKLDLLPVEGVGTWEHLILPSITLAVPLIATYTRLLRSSVSEALQEPFVQYARIRGLKERSIMFKHVLRIAISPMLTGLGVNLGKLLTGTIIVEAVFSWPGFGRFFIEAIFNRDLPVIQFYVLMAACIFILSSLIVDLLQLIIDPRISRKEGRHP
- a CDS encoding polysaccharide pyruvyl transferase family protein, which gives rise to MRLTLQQLKAHAAEWLLLKVKYPLEYRLSRQSLPELSHQKKIILTLLPGHDNLGDHAIAYASYCFLKEHFPAYDIMEVDMKEIYRLARPLKRMRHPEDIVCIIGGGNMGDLYRYEEWTRQFIMKTFKSYPVIQLPATAHFTETKRGKREERRAIQTYKHHPRLLLMARDQTTYTWMKQHFPDQDVWKQPDMVLTLDETSKEQKREGILLCLREDKEAYLTKESRQQLQQHIQETYDQVGFITTTIGKRVDRTTRLDELSALWTELRKAQVVVTDRLHGMIFCAITHTPCVVLRSFDHKVMEGYEWVAHLPFLTLLKEPNEAAVKEAIHQLMKTSGQKGEEAG
- the nikA gene encoding nickel ABC transporter substrate-binding protein, encoding MSIWSHFFPKIKINTVLPFLLIFLLVGCSQANNGAGGNKDHPDMITMAWPRDIGEMNPHVYNPSQLFAQSMIYEPLVSYQKNGKLKPELAKSWDVSKDGKVYTFHLRDNVTFSDGSEFNANIVKKNFDSILKNKDIHSWLGVIKKIKKTEAVDKKTFKLTLTEPYYPTVQELAVVRPVRFLGEAGFPKNGDTSKGIEKPVGTGPWVLKTYQKDDYAIFERNDHYWGEKPKVKEIKVKVIPDAETRVMAFEKGDVDVLYGEGTISLDAYKQLEASGKYETKMSEPVATRQLVMNTKVDQLSDEKVRHALQYAINKKSMVEGVTSGLEDEADHILPTNMPYTSDIKVKSFQYDVDKAKALLDEAGWTLPKGKTVREKDGKALEFSMMYDSAESIQKAMAETLQAEWGAIGVGVKLEGVELATQVQRFKANKFDMNFFSNYGAPYDPHTFMNVVSSDGFGFKEAISAYPNKDKLIKEMSEIPSTTNENKRKALYSSVLSSLQDQGAIVPISYFKKTAVYQKNVKDFEFPANRDEHPFTGIKLK
- a CDS encoding MATE family efflux transporter, with amino-acid sequence MNRAFLYNASANFMTFVLMMLMSVCLTPYIVHTLGVEAFGLIHLTQNMINYLSVITASLSAVVVRFFSVAAHKGEMEKAQRYLSSYFVSSIFLSISLFLFCLFMSRQLVEWLHVPGHLAKDTQTAFILGGLLFMLNFVMSGIGAAPFYANKLYVSSVGQAIQMFLRAFMIVMLFTWTAPAIWHIPLAAVIGSLAAMGIGIYYFKKLIPWFSFKWRHVSLSSSLTLVRSGVWHSFEQMGILLFLQIDLLMTNLLIGAEATGQYAAILQFPLLLRTLAGTLAVVFAPTITKFYSNQDKEGLIQYAASAIKWSGLFVAFPAALLGGLAGPLMLLWLGPAFEELKWLLMIHAAYLCLTLMFLPLTYVPTAFNRLKVPAVVTLILGVSNVLFAYGLTHMLQLGLYGIASAGAIVLLMKNIVFLPFYTARITNQKRTIFYKHTLVPLAGALMIWGVCAGIQAIYDVTSWWELFCIGGLCFILYMGYLYQFAGTKRERQQLVHKVKQAVSR
- a CDS encoding DegT/DnrJ/EryC1/StrS family aminotransferase, which codes for MQERKRIYLSPPHMSGKEYLKIEEAFKSNWIAPLGPLVNEFEQAVAGYAGVKTGAALSSGTAAIHLALKLIGVQKGDVVFCSTLTFVATANPILYEQATPVFIDSERDTWNMCPLALEKAFVESKRLGKRPRAVIVVHLYGQSAKMDEILALCEAYDVPVIEDAAESLGALYKGKKSGSMGRFGVYSFNGNKIITTSGGGMLVSDDEVAIERCRFLASQARERAMHYEHQEMGYNYRMSNLLAGVGIAQMEILEERVEQKRRIFKHYQEALSEVEGLYLMPEYQDTKSNRWLTTLTIDRDKQMYPVDIIAALEKEQIEARRVWKPLHQQPLFRDCPFYSAAKGTPVSELLFETGLCLPSGTSMTEAEQDRIIDTLRNALREKTFTSSQAAHS
- a CDS encoding acetyltransferase, translating into MPQLKNSKEPICKEQPIGLIGAGGHSKVIQDMIVAHPDYSLCAVLDDQFEEEVTQSGILYGPISMSQQLRETMPHMKWLIAIGQNEMRQLVKERLSFENKAFATLIHPEAVISPSAVIGGGTVVMARAVVQADAAIGEHAIINTGSIVEHDCILESFVHLSPGAVLTGCVSVRMGTHIGAGAVVIPGISIGSWTIIGAGAAVTKDIHDQKVAVGIPAIEIKDRREGGK
- a CDS encoding sugar transferase, which translates into the protein MKRMLDVMVALTLLIAGSLLFLLIYGLIRWKIGTPVLFRQKRPGLYGRPFMLYKFRTMTDERDEHGGLLPDHLRLTKTGALIRKLSLDELPQLVNVLKGELSLVGPRPLLMEYLPMYTEEQARRHLVKPGITGWAQVNGRNTISWEEKFTYDLWYVEHQSFWLDMKILWMTLLKVIKTEGVQQPHHATAEKFKGTDM